ACGGTTCAGCCGCGCGGCGGATGTCCCCAGCCCGATTGCACGTAAGCTCCGTCGATCACGATCGCCGGAACCGTCGGGTCGCCCTTGGTCAGCGCGAGCATCGATTCCCGCTCGCGACGATCGTTCTGCGCGTCGTGCGTCGTGTACGGTACGCCGTGCGCGTCGTAGTAGGCCCGCGCCTCGCGGCAGTACGGACAGCTGGGGCTGATGTAGAGCTCGAGCCGCGCGCCGACCGGCGGATGCTCGACGTCGATGGCCATAACGAGAGTTCGCTTTCTGGACGGCGAAGGAGAGGTCATGCCGCTCGTCCTCGTTCCTACTCCGCTCGGAAATCTCGGCGACATCACGCTGCGCGCGATCGAAGCGCTGCGCGACGCGGAGCTGATCGTAGCCGAGGACACGCGAGTCACGCGCAAGCTTCTGGGTGCGCTCGAGATCGCCACGAAAGAATTGTGGAGCTATCGTGAAGCGAACGCCGCCGCAGTGACGGCCGGCATCCTCGAGCGGGCGCGCGCGCAGCGCGTTGCGGTCGTCACCGACGCCGGCATGCCGGCGATCTCCGATCCCGGAAGCGAACTGATCGCCGCGGCGCGCGCGGCCGGCGTCGCGGTCGACGTCCTTCCCGGACCCAGTGCGGTGCTCGGTGCGCTCGTGCTCAGCGGTTTTTCACTGCGCCGTTTTGCCTTTGAAGGCTTTCCCGCACGCGCGACCGGCGCACGACGAGAGCAGTTTGCCGCAGCGCTGCGCTCGGGCGTGACCACGGCGTGGTACGAATCGCCGCAGCGCATCGTGCAATCGCTCGCCGATCTGCATTCGCTCGCTCCCGATGCGAAGGTCTTCGTGGTGCGCGAATACACCAAACGCTTCGAGCAACAGCTTCTCGGTACGCCGGCCGAGGTCGCCGCCGCGTTGGCGGATCCGGTACGGGGCGAGATCGCCTTCGTGCTCGCGCCCTACACGGGCGCCGCGCGCGAGCTACCGCCGCCCGATCTCGACGCCGCAATCGACGAACGGCTCGAGCGCGGCGAAAGCGTTGCCGAGATCGCACGCGCCCTCGCGCGCATCGGCGCGGGCGCGCGGCGCGATCTTTACGCCCGGGCGACCGAGCGCAAGGCCAAGCGGCGCGGGTAGGCGCGCCCCTGCGCCGAACAGCATCCTCCTCGCATGAGCCGCGCCTTTTACGTCACCACCCCGATCTATTACATCTCGGGCGACCCGCATATCGGTCACGCCTATACCACCGTCGTCGCCGACGTGCTGGCCCGCACCGCGCGAACCGCCGGTCCGGCCTTCTTTCTAACCGGCACCGACGAGCACGGCCAAAAGGTCGCCAACGCCGCGGCCGAACACGGCACGACGCCGCAAGCCTGGTGCGACGAGCTCGTACCGCGCTGGCAGTCGCTCTTTGCCGCCTATCACGTCGAATACGACGATTTCATCCGGACCACGCAGCCGCGCCACGAAATCAAAGTGCAGCGCGTCTTCGAACGCCTGCGCGCCAGCGGCGACGTCTACTTGGGGAAGTACGAAGGCTGGTATTGCGTCAACGACGAGACCTTCTGGCTCGAGTCGAAGCTCGTCGACGGGCGCTGCCCCACGTGCAGGCGCGAAGTGCTGTGGATCTCCGAGGACGATTGGTTTTTCCGTCTCTCGAAGTATCGCGACCGGCTGCTCGCGCATTTCAAGGCCAACCCCGAGTGGGTGCGGCCGCGCAGCGTCTACAACGAGATGGTCGCGATGCTGGAAGAAGGCCTCGAAGATCTCTCGATCTCGCGCACCAACTTTGACTGGGGCATTCCGATTCCGGACGGCGGCCCTTCGAGCGGCTCAGGGCAAGCTGTCATCTACGTCTGGTTCGACGCGCTGCTCAACTACATCACCGCGATCGATTGGTCGGAGGACGAGCGACGTTTTCATTCGCTTTGGCCGGCGTCGGTGCAACTCGTCGGAAAAGAGATCGCGCGGTTTCACACGATCATCTGGCCGGCGATCCTCTGGGCGCTCGGCGAAGCCGAACCGAAGCTCGTATTCGCGCACGGGTGGATCACGGTCGATGGGCAAAAAATGGGCAAGAGCCTCGGCAACGCGGTCGATCCGTTCCTCCTCGCCGAGCGCTTCGGCGCCGATTCGCTGCGCTATTTTCTTTTGCGCGAAGCACCGTTCGGCAGCGACTTCTCGTATTCGGAAGAAAAGATCGCGCAGCGCCACAACAGCGACCTCGGCAACGATCTCGGCAATCTGGTCAAGCGCACGATCTCGATGCTGCAAAAGTATCGCGGCGGCGCGGTTCCCGCACGCGGTTCATCACGCGTTTTCGCCGAGCGCTTCACCGATCTGCCGCAGCGCGTGCGCGGAGCGATCCTCAACCTCGACTTTCGCGGCGCACTCGAAGCGGCGTGGGAACTCGTGAGCGCACTCAATCGCGAGATCGACGAACGCAAACCGTGGGCGCTCGCCAAAGAGGGCCGCAGCGACGAACTGGACGCGCTGCTCTACGATCTGTGTGAAGGGCTGCGCTGGCTCGCGATCCTGCTGCACCCGTTCATGCCCGAACGTACCGCGCAGATGTGGGAGCAGCTCGGTCTGCGCGAAGGGATCGGCGACGATTGGGCGCGCGCACTGATCTGGGGCAGGCTTGAGCCCGGAACGCAGGTCGTAGGCGGCGAGATTCTCTTCCCGCGCATCGAGTTGGCACAGAGCGCAGCGCCGGGATGACGGAGCGCCGAGCGGCGGCGCCGAGCCGCGCGATCACCGTCGGCGGCGGCATTGCCGCCGTCGCCGGGCTGGCCGCCGCGCTGACGCTCTATGCCGCTTCCTTCACCCGTCTCGATTGGGCCGTTACCGCACTGGCCGCAGCAGCGATCGCGTTCGTCGCGCTTCACGCGCTTCCGGTGCGCGGACTGCGCATGCGCCGTACCGGGATCTTTGCCGAAGCAATCGTTCTCGATCTTCCGATCGCCGCGCCGCTCCTCGCGCTCGGGGGCGCGGTCGGTATCACCGCCTGCGCGCTCGCCTTCGCGCTGGGTTTCGGGATCGCCGCGCTCGTGCGCCGCGGCGAAGCGGTGGCGGACCTTCCGCGTGCCGGCGTTCTACGCGTGCTGGCATCGCTGCTCGCGCTTCCATTCGCCGCGAATATCGCCGCGCTACAAGCCCGGCCGCTGTCGCAGTCGACGCCGATCTTCGTCGGGTTGATCTGCGCGACGGTCGTCGTATTCACGTTCGCAATCTCCGCCCCGTCGGCAGCCTACACGTTCCATCTCTCGGTGCGGCGCATCTGGCGGCGGCTCGTGCGCGACCGCCGTGCGTGGGGCGTTGCCGCGGCAAGCATTCTGTGGACGACGGTCGTGCGTAACGAGGTCCTGCTCGGGCATCTGCTCGTCGTTATCGCGATGTGGCTGCCCGTCTGTCTTTGCGCGCGCTTGCTGCGCACCATCGACGGACAGCATGCGGAATTGCACCGGCTGCGTTTGGTGCGCGACGCCGTTCAAGCCATGCTCGGCGAGCGTGATCCGCTGCCGCAGATCAACGCCATCCTCGCGACGCTTCGCGTTCCCTCGTTCGACGAGACGGTCTGCGTGATGGCCGCGACGGCGACGCGCACCGAGAACTGGCGGACGGTAACCACCCTGGGTCCGCCGCTCAGTCCCGCAGGCGACGAGCTGGGACGCCGCGTCCTCGCGCGCTTGAAATTCGGCGGAGCGCCTTCGACCTCGCTACGCGACGACTACTATATCGCCTACGCCTTCAGCGCGCGTCTTTCGGACGGTGAGCTGCACGGAGCGATCGCCGTCTTCCGGCGGCACGACCGGCCGCTTTTGCACGAGCAGATCGCGCAATTCACCAACGCCGCGATCGAGCTCGCGCCGCTCTTGCGCGACATGCGCACGATCGCAGCCACGCAGAGCGCCGCGACCATCGACGGCCTCACGGGACTGGTGAATCGCGCCACGGTGATGGACCGGCTGGCAGCGATGGTCGACGACCTTTCGGTTTCCGAGCTCGGCGCCGTCCTTCTGCTCGACATCGACCACTTCAAAACCATCAACGACGAACTCGGTCACGCGGCCGGCGACGCGTGCTTGCGCAAAATCGGCGAGATCATTCGCAGCGGCGTGCGCAGCGGTGATACCGCCGGACGAATCGGCGGCGAAGAGTTTCTGATCGTGATGCCGGGCGCCGACCGCGAGGTCGCGCTCGCCGTCGGCGAGCGTCTGCGTCTAGCGGTTGCGCTCGGCGGCATGCGCCATGCCGCCGGCGACCCGGTCACCACCAGCATCGGGGTCACGGCCGCGCGCGTCGGCGATACCGCCGAAACCATGCTTGCCCGTGCCGATCGAGGTTTGTACGAAGCCAAGCGCCAGGGCCGCAACCGCATGGTGGAGGATTTGGAAAGCGCATGATGCTGTGTGATCGCCCCTCACTCAACGCCTCGCTTCTCGGACAAATGACAAACGCTTGCAGCGCGCACTCGGGGGGACCCCGCACGCTTTGCGTGCGGGGGGCGCGCAGCAGCGCAAGCTGCGGAGCGCCGGTTCAACTTAGCGATCATACTGCGGAGCGAAGCGAAGCAGTATGATTGATACACACGCTCATGTGCACGATCGCAAGTTCGACGACGATCGCGGCGTCGTCATCGATCGGGCGCGAGTCGCCGGCCTCTCGACGATCGTCACCGTCGGCTGCGACCTCGAGGATTCGTTTCGAGCGCTCGAAACCGCGCGCGAGTACCGCATCTACGCCTCGGTCGGCATCCATCCGCACGAAGCCAAGGATGCGCCGGTAGATATACCCTCGATCTTCGAGCCCTTTCTGCGCGATCCGCGCATCGTCGCGATCGGCGAGGCCGGACTCGACTACTACTACGATCACAGTCCGCGCGACGTCCAGCGCCGGGTGCTGCGCGAGCAGCTGGATCTCGCCGGCGGGACCGGTTTCCCGTTCATCTTTCACCAACGCGACGCGTTCGACGATTTTACCGCGATGCTGCGTGCGGCGTGGCAAGCACCGATGCGCGGCGTCGTGCATTGCTTCACGGGTGATGCGACGCAAGCGCAGGTGCTCACGCAAGAGTTCGGACTCTACCTCGGAATCGGCGGCGTCCTCACGTTCAAGACCGCCGAGCCGCTGCGCGAGGCGGTGCGCGCCGTCGGTCTTCGGCCGCTGGTCCTCGAGACGGATTGCCCGTATCTCGCACCGATCCCGCACCGCGGCGACCGTAACGAGCCCGCGTATGTCGCGCTCGCGGCACAGAAATTGAGCGAAGTGCTCGAATGCTCCCTCGACGAAGTCGTCACCGCAACGGACGCGAACGCGCGCACGTTGTTCGCCTTGAAATAAATCGCAGCAGAGGAGCCGGAGATGAATCTCGTTCTCGTTCTTATGGGCGCGTTGCTGCCGTTCACGGCGGCAACGCCGTACGCAACGCAAGCTCAACCGATGACGCTGCTCGTCGATGCCTCGCTTGCTGCGCGCGGCATCGCCTACGTGCACGAGACCGTGCCGGTTCGGCCCGGCCCGTTCACGCTGGTCTACCCGAAATGGATACCCGGCGAACACGGTCCCACGGGCCCGCTCTACGATCTCGTCTCGATTCGCGTCAGAGCCGGCGGTGCGGCGCTCGACTGGCGGCGCGATAGCGTCCATCTCTACCAATTTCACGTCGACGTGCCCACCGGCGTCGATTCGCTCAACGTCGATTTCACGGTACTGATGAACGCGCCCGGCGACACGATGGCCACGCACGACGTCGCAATCGTCAATTGGAATCGGTTCATTTTGTATCAGAACGGGATCGATTCACACGACTACTTCGTGAAGCCGACGATCGTGCTTCCGAGCGGATGGCAGTTCGGTACGGCGTTGCGCGATCCGCAGCGCAGCGGCAACACCGTTGCCTTCGCGCTCACGCCGCTCAATATGCTCGTCGACTCACCGCTCGACATGGGCAGCTACGTGAAGAAGTGGACGCTCTGGAGCGGCGACGGCTCGTTCGTGCAGCTCGACGCGTTCGCCGGCCGGCCGCAGGATCTCGACGTGCCGCAGAAGATGCTCGATGCGTACAAGCGCGTCCCCGCGCAAGCGTTTGCGCTCTACGGGTCGCGTCACTTCGTCGATTATCATGCGCTGCTCACGCTCTCTGACCAGATCGGCTTTCAAGGAATCGAGCACCATCAGTCCAGCGACGACCGCGCGCCCGACGATTTTTTGACCAACCCGCTCGAAGCGTTGCAGGGCGGCGATCTCGTCACGCACGAGTTCTCGCACTCCTGGAACGGCAAATACCGGCGGCCGGACGATTTGACGACACCCAACTTCCAGGTTCCGCAGCAGACCGATCTGCTGTGGGTCTACGAGAGCATGAACCAATACCTGGGCGATCTGCTCTCGTTCCGTTCGGGCATTCGCGATTACAAGGACTACCCCGAGTATCTCGCTTCGCTCTACGCCGAGATGGATACGGAAACGGGCCGCGCCACGACGCCGCTGATCGACCTCACGACCGGCGCGCCCTACTATTACACCGCGCGCGGCGACTATCACGCGATCCGGCGCGGCGCCGGCGACTTCTACACCGAGGGCGAGCTGATGTGGCTCGACGCCGACACGATCATCCGCGAGCGTTCGCACGGCGCGCGTTCGCTCGACACGTTCTTGCACCTCTACAGCGAGCCCGCGCTCACCGGCCCGATCGTCAAGACCTACGACCGCGCGCAGATCGAAGCGCTGCTGAACCAAACGCAGCCCTACGATTGGCACGCATTCTTCCAGCGGTACGTCTATTCGATCACCACGCACCCGCCCACCGACGAGCTCGCCCGCGCCGGTTGGAAACTCGTGTACAATGACAAGCCGAATAGGTTCATCAGCGCCGGCGAATCGCTGCGCCACTCGATCAACGCGTGGTATTCGATCGGCGCGCAGATCTCGTCGAAGACCGGCGCGATCACGGACGTGCGCGAGAATTCACCGGCGTGGCGGGCCGGACTTGCCGTCGGCGAAACGATCCAGGCGGTCGACGGTCAAGGCTTCGATCCCGCCGTCTTCGACTACGCGCTCACGGTTGCGCAACACGACCGGCGGCCGATTTCGATGGTGATCTCGCAGGACGGTTGGTACTCCACCGTTGCCATCGATTATCACGGCGGTCCGCGCTATCCGCACCTCGAGCGAATTTCCGGCACGACCGACATGCTCGCCGAAATCATGAAGCCGCACTGACTGCGACCGGCTGCGCGCGCTGCCAGCGTGCATCGAACGCCGCGCGCAGATGCGTAACGATCGAGGGAGCGTCGGTGCGGGCGCCCCAATCGATTTGATCGGGGTGATCGAAGGCGACGGTCGCGTTGGCCGAGCCCATCCATCCGCGCGTGCCGTTCACGATTGCGAGTTTTTCGTCGGCATCGATCGTGCGCACCGCGACGCCGTCGCGGCTCAGCTTCTCGAGCGCGCCTCGTTCGTTCGTATTCCCTTGCAGATCGCGCGAACTGACCAACAGCCGGACGTGCGCGCCGGCACGGCCGGCCGCATCGAGTGCCGCA
The sequence above is a segment of the Candidatus Baltobacteraceae bacterium genome. Coding sequences within it:
- a CDS encoding glutaredoxin domain-containing protein, which translates into the protein MAIDVEHPPVGARLELYISPSCPYCREARAYYDAHGVPYTTHDAQNDRRERESMLALTKGDPTVPAIVIDGAYVQSGWGHPPRG
- the rsmI gene encoding 16S rRNA (cytidine(1402)-2'-O)-methyltransferase, which gives rise to MPLVLVPTPLGNLGDITLRAIEALRDAELIVAEDTRVTRKLLGALEIATKELWSYREANAAAVTAGILERARAQRVAVVTDAGMPAISDPGSELIAAARAAGVAVDVLPGPSAVLGALVLSGFSLRRFAFEGFPARATGARREQFAAALRSGVTTAWYESPQRIVQSLADLHSLAPDAKVFVVREYTKRFEQQLLGTPAEVAAALADPVRGEIAFVLAPYTGAARELPPPDLDAAIDERLERGESVAEIARALARIGAGARRDLYARATERKAKRRG
- the metG gene encoding methionine--tRNA ligase produces the protein MSRAFYVTTPIYYISGDPHIGHAYTTVVADVLARTARTAGPAFFLTGTDEHGQKVANAAAEHGTTPQAWCDELVPRWQSLFAAYHVEYDDFIRTTQPRHEIKVQRVFERLRASGDVYLGKYEGWYCVNDETFWLESKLVDGRCPTCRREVLWISEDDWFFRLSKYRDRLLAHFKANPEWVRPRSVYNEMVAMLEEGLEDLSISRTNFDWGIPIPDGGPSSGSGQAVIYVWFDALLNYITAIDWSEDERRFHSLWPASVQLVGKEIARFHTIIWPAILWALGEAEPKLVFAHGWITVDGQKMGKSLGNAVDPFLLAERFGADSLRYFLLREAPFGSDFSYSEEKIAQRHNSDLGNDLGNLVKRTISMLQKYRGGAVPARGSSRVFAERFTDLPQRVRGAILNLDFRGALEAAWELVSALNREIDERKPWALAKEGRSDELDALLYDLCEGLRWLAILLHPFMPERTAQMWEQLGLREGIGDDWARALIWGRLEPGTQVVGGEILFPRIELAQSAAPG
- a CDS encoding GGDEF domain-containing protein, which encodes MTERRAAAPSRAITVGGGIAAVAGLAAALTLYAASFTRLDWAVTALAAAAIAFVALHALPVRGLRMRRTGIFAEAIVLDLPIAAPLLALGGAVGITACALAFALGFGIAALVRRGEAVADLPRAGVLRVLASLLALPFAANIAALQARPLSQSTPIFVGLICATVVVFTFAISAPSAAYTFHLSVRRIWRRLVRDRRAWGVAAASILWTTVVRNEVLLGHLLVVIAMWLPVCLCARLLRTIDGQHAELHRLRLVRDAVQAMLGERDPLPQINAILATLRVPSFDETVCVMAATATRTENWRTVTTLGPPLSPAGDELGRRVLARLKFGGAPSTSLRDDYYIAYAFSARLSDGELHGAIAVFRRHDRPLLHEQIAQFTNAAIELAPLLRDMRTIAATQSAATIDGLTGLVNRATVMDRLAAMVDDLSVSELGAVLLLDIDHFKTINDELGHAAGDACLRKIGEIIRSGVRSGDTAGRIGGEEFLIVMPGADREVALAVGERLRLAVALGGMRHAAGDPVTTSIGVTAARVGDTAETMLARADRGLYEAKRQGRNRMVEDLESA
- a CDS encoding TatD family hydrolase yields the protein MIDTHAHVHDRKFDDDRGVVIDRARVAGLSTIVTVGCDLEDSFRALETAREYRIYASVGIHPHEAKDAPVDIPSIFEPFLRDPRIVAIGEAGLDYYYDHSPRDVQRRVLREQLDLAGGTGFPFIFHQRDAFDDFTAMLRAAWQAPMRGVVHCFTGDATQAQVLTQEFGLYLGIGGVLTFKTAEPLREAVRAVGLRPLVLETDCPYLAPIPHRGDRNEPAYVALAAQKLSEVLECSLDEVVTATDANARTLFALK